The genomic DNA CGCCGGTGCCCCGGCGGCCATCACACTTGGCACCAAGCTGACGCTCATCACCTATACCGGCACACTTGGCGGCACCTTCAACGGCTTGGCGGAGGGTGCTACCGTGAACGTCGGCATCAACAACTTCACGATCCGCTACGCCGACAGCAATGCGGTGACCCTGGAAGCCCTCGCACCTGCCGGCGGCTTCAGCTCATGGGCGAGCACCAATGCACCCGGGCAAACCGCCAATCAGGATTACGATGGGGACGGCGTCGCCAACGGCGTCGAGTATGTCCTCGGCGGATTGGCCACCACCAATGATCTGAGCAAGCTGCCGACCGTTTCAACTGCGAACGGCGATCTGGTCTTCACCTTCCTGCGCGATCAGGATTCGAAGACTCCCGACACGTCGGTGGTCATCGACGTGGGCACCACGCTCGTGACCTGGCCGCTGAACTTCACGGTCGGCAATAACACGGCGGGTTCCACGACCAGGGTGACTGTCACCGACAATCTCAACGGCACCGACACGGTGAAGCTGACTATAGCCCAAGCACCGGACGCGAAGAAATTCGCCCGCCTGCGGGTGGAGGTCGCGCCCTGAGTCAGATAGTTCGCGGCTAGCGCGATGAAATAGATTTCCCGTCGAGGTCAAGAAGGGAAGGAACGGTGCCGCGCGGAGCAATCCGCGCGGCACTTGTGTTTCCGTTTCTCGTGTCCGGCAGTTGTCCCGGTCGAGATCCCGCGCTGACCTCTTGTTGAAGCGGCTGTGACTGGGTCGGTCGGAAAAGTCTGGTTTGAGATCGACAATTTATCCTGTGGTTGCCGCTCAAAGCCTTGCGAGACCGCGCATCATCCATGAAACGTTCACACTTCCTCACCACCGCCCTGGCGATTGGATTCACCATCACTCCTCTCACCGGCCATGCCGGACAGGCGGACTACAATGAGGTCGGCAAGCAGATGGCCATTATGCTGCAGAACGGCCACGTGGCCCGTCCGCCTTTTGACGAAATGAGCCAACGGTTTCTGGACGCCTATCTGCGGAGCCTCGATCCGGACAAGCTCTACTTCACGCAGGAGGATGTCAGCCGTTTCGGCCGCGACTACGGTGGGAAGCTGGCAAACATGCTCCTCCGGCGGGAGGGCATGAAGGCCGCTCAGGATATCTACGGCATCTTCCGCCAGCGGGTGGAAGCCCGTGTGGCCGAGGCCGACCGGTTGCTCGCCGCAAATGCCTTCGATTTCTCCACGGAGGAGACGATCCTGCGCAGCCGCAAGGACGCGGCCTGGCCACCGGACGAGACCGCGGCGGTGGCGGTCTGGCAACAACAGGTGAAGGCGGACGTGCTCGCCGATGCTCTCCGCCGCTCCATGGCCGCTCAAATCCCCGCAAGGCAGGCCGCGGAGAAGCAGCAGGGCGAAGACATGGAGCCGAAGGACAAGATCGCCCGTCGTTACCTGCGTTTGCGGGAGGACGTCAGGCACGCTGGCGAGGAAGACGTGGCTGCCCGGTTTCTCAACGCCGTGGCCCATTCCTTCGATCCGCACACGGACTACTTCACTTCCTCCGAGATGACCCGCTTTCAGGAAGACATGAGGAACGAGCTTGCCGGGATCGGCGTGACCTTTGCGAGCGGAGAAGATGGCGCGACCGAGGTCACGGGCATCGTGATCGGGGGACCCGCGGACAAGCAGGGAACTCTCCAGCCCAAGGATCGGATTGTCGCGGTGGACCCGGATGGCACCGGCCCCCGCGAGATGGTGGACATCCTTTTCATGAACTCCGGCGAGGTCAGCAATCTTGTCCGTGGCCCGGAGAATGTCTCCGTTTTTTTGAAGACCCGGCGGGCCGGAGCGGCACAAGACGAGACCTCCATAGTCGATCTGGTCCGCGGTAAATTCAACCGCAAGGACGGGCAGGCAAGCGCTGCTATCTTCGACGTCAAGCCGGCGGGCAGTGAAGCATCCCGCCTCGGCGTGATCACGCTGCCATCCTTCTATTCGGACTTCGATGACGGGCAAGTCCGTTGCTCGGTCGATGTGGAGCGTTTGTTGGAGCGGCTGAAGGTCGAGCGGATCGATGGCTTGCTGGTTGATCTCCGCAACAACGGCGGGGGATCGCTCGCCGAAGTCCTGCGGATCACCGGTTTCTTTTCCCCTCGTGGCCCGGTGGTTCAAGTGAAGGGCTCCGTGGGCGGGATCGAGGTGAAGGAGTCCGATCGCCGGGTTCCGATTTACGATGGCCCGGTGGTTGTGCTCACGAACAAGGGCAGCGCCTCCGCCAGTGAGATCCTCGCGGGGGCACTCCAGGATGCCAACCGCGCCGTGATCGTCGGAGACACCTCG from Luteolibacter arcticus includes the following:
- a CDS encoding carboxy terminal-processing peptidase; protein product: MKRSHFLTTALAIGFTITPLTGHAGQADYNEVGKQMAIMLQNGHVARPPFDEMSQRFLDAYLRSLDPDKLYFTQEDVSRFGRDYGGKLANMLLRREGMKAAQDIYGIFRQRVEARVAEADRLLAANAFDFSTEETILRSRKDAAWPPDETAAVAVWQQQVKADVLADALRRSMAAQIPARQAAEKQQGEDMEPKDKIARRYLRLREDVRHAGEEDVAARFLNAVAHSFDPHTDYFTSSEMTRFQEDMRNELAGIGVTFASGEDGATEVTGIVIGGPADKQGTLQPKDRIVAVDPDGTGPREMVDILFMNSGEVSNLVRGPENVSVFLKTRRAGAAQDETSIVDLVRGKFNRKDGQASAAIFDVKPAGSEASRLGVITLPSFYSDFDDGQVRCSVDVERLLERLKVERIDGLLVDLRNNGGGSLAEVLRITGFFSPRGPVVQVKGSVGGIEVKESDRRVPIYDGPVVVLTNKGSASASEILAGALQDANRAVIVGDTSTFGKGTVQNGPHDIGRMLPFFGDRDNAGGLKITFQKFYRPSGSSTQMVGVVPDIILPSPGDAAEYGEAFLEHALGHDRIGRAPEFAPLKKEALSLPRLKELSAGRVAASKDFNEIIEDVAKAKAIAGANRVSLHLATRQKELDEVAVWQQRRNAERQARFAAMQQRDREQLTFYKLTLDQVAKGGDPLKYDPSLASEDYLRTAKDETAALSDTLSWPSALDPQKRETLAILGDMVDINRNARLAGMPSR